The sequence GACCGCCATCAGGAGTGCCGGCCCATCGATGTCGGGCTTGTCCTCCTCCGCCGCGGCCAGGTGAGCTTGCTGGCGTCGCTCCCTGCGTTCCCGTCGTGGCTCCGGACAGTCACGGGATATGTGCCATGCATACTTGTTGCAGTTGTAGCACTTGATCCCCGACCTGTCCTGTTCGCCGTTTGGGCCACGACGATCGTTGCCGTTGTGCTTGTTCTTGCCGCGGCCGTTGCTCTTTGAGCCGCCGCCGTTCGAGCCGGATCCCTGTCCGTGCTCCTTCTGCTTGCCGCGGGCCAACCACTGCTCCTCCGTGAGCAGTAGCTGGCTGCCAATGCGCTCCACCGTCCCGATCGAGCATCTTTCCGCCGAGGAGCGCAGGCGTCCGATCAACTCCTCGACGGACATGCCGTTGAGATCGAGGAGAGTCTCGATCGAGCAGGCAATCTGCGCGTACTGGCTAGGCACTTCACGAAGGAATTTCTGAACTATTTTTACCTCGTCCACTACGTCGCCGAGAGATCGCAGGTTGTTGGCGAGGTTGGTGATGCGCATGCCGAACGCGTCGAGCGTCTCGCCGTCCTTGAAGGCGATCTGCTCAAACTCCTTGCGGAGGCGCTGCGCCGTGGCCTCCCGTGCACGGCTGACACCCATGCGCATCAGCTTGATTGCCTCCCATGCGTTCGCCGCCGTCTCCTTGACCGCGAGAACCGGCACCATCTCCGGGGGCACCGCACGCAGCAGTGCAGAGAGCGCTGCCATGTCCTCGCGATCGCCCGGCTCGCCCATGCCGGACACCGCCTCCCACAACCCTTGCGCGCGCAGGTTGATTTTCATCACCAGCGCCCACTCAATGTAATTGGTGGCTGTGAGGGTGGGGTAGACGATGTTGGCGCCGAAGTTCGTGCGCTCCTGCACGACGCGCTCGTGGATGATCACCTCCTTGCCGCCCCGCCGGACAACGCTGCGCCCCCGGCTCCatcctcgctccctctccgccgcaCCCCCGGTGTCGCCTCCCGACATGTTGATGCGCGGCGCCGGCGTGCGTTCGCCGTCGTTGGACGTCATCACCGCCCTGGATCGATAgctgctctgatgccaattgttagaAACTAGGCGAGCTCAACAATGGCGAGAGGAGGTTTTGTGCCGCGTGAAAGTTGCTGCGGATCGACGCCAGCTCGGCGTCCATGGCGCTCTTCCATCCTGCCTGGGTCAGCGCGGCGTCCACTGACACAGGTTCTTCTGCTGCCACCATACACAGCTCGTCGTCGAGCTCCTCCACATCATCTCCCGTTATGTAGTCGTCGTAGAACGGGTTGGGCTTGATGATGCCGTGACGTGCCCTCGTGATCATCGGGTGTTGTGGCCCTGGGGATGTCGGGGAGGCCTCTCCCGCGCTGGTCCCCGCAGCAGCTGAAGAAGATGCAGCAGCTGACCCTGGCGCGGTGCAGTCCTCGAGAGGGCTgggtggcggcgtgcggcccgtacGAGCCGCGCTCCCCGCACTCTGCTTGCCAGGGACGTAGGCCGCCGTCGTCGCCGTGGTGACTGGGTGCACGTATACCTCGACATGGAACGGCGCGGCGTCAGCGGCCGCTCCCTCCTTGTTCCATTCCCACCGAGCGCCTTCATCGAAGATGACATCGCGCGACACGTGCACACGATTCTTCACAGGGTCGTAGACGCGATATGCCGCCGACCCAGGCTCGTACCCGAGGAACACCATGGGGGTGCTCCGATCATCCAGCTTCGCCGGGTTCGGCTTGGTCACCTTCACGTGTGCAACACACCCAAAGACACGCAAATAACTCACATCTGGCTTGTAGCCGTGCCATACCTCGAATGGGGTTTGTCCATCCACGCTCTTCGTCGGTGATCTGTTCAGGAGATAAACCGCGGTGGTCACGGCTTCTCCCCAAAACCTTGCTGGAACGCCCATGGCCTTCATCAAGCTGCGCGCGGTGGAGACAATCGTCTGGTTTCGGCGCTCGACGACCCCGTTCTGCTGGGGTGAGTACGGCGCCGTCAGTTGACGGCCGATACCCTCGTCAGCGCAGTACTCAGCGAACGTGGCCACGGTGAACTCGCCACCACGGTCAGTCCGGAGTAGGCGCAGCTTGCGCCCCGTCTCCACCTCCGCTCCAGCCCTGAACCGCTTGATCGCCGTTGCTGCTTGGTCCTTCGTCGTCAGCAGTGTGAGCCACATATACCTGCTCTTGTCGTCGACAAGGAGCAGGAAGTAGCGCCTACCGGCTGGTGTAGCCGGCGTGACTCATGGAAGTCATTGTCAATGTGGACAAAGCACATCTTGCCTTGGGTGATGGACACACTTCGGAACCTCCCAGGGAACTGACTTGCGCCCCGTACCTCTTCAGGGTATTCCTCTCCAGGGAAAGGTACGAAGTGGAGCGCCATGGGGGAACCTAGAGTGGAAGAGAAGTCAGATAGCAGGACACCGCTGAAGTAGTCAACCCAGCACAGGAAACGGTCGTTGAAAGCGAGCACATTGTCAGTTGACCAGAGGTTGGGGAGCTGGCCACTGCTCTGGTTCTGCTGCGGTGGGTGCCAACGTATCTGGCCGGGTGTAATGGGGATGGTTTTCCACTCTTTAGTCTGGGAGGAGGAGTTGAAGACGCAGAGTGCACCACCATCCTGGACACTGAGGTCGGCAACGATGTAGTGCTTGTCCGAGAGCCGCAAGATGCCTGTGGTGAATTTACCCATCAGGAACCGCCGACTTATCATCCTCTCCTTGGGGTACAGAGGGAGCTGCTGCACCGAGGGGGAAGGACCGGCGGCCGTGTAGACGAACAGATCTGGCGGGGCGCCGAAGTAGGGAACCCGGGTCGGGACATCGATGTCGAAGAGGACGAGGTCTTTGTCGGTTGCCCGGACGTAGGAACAGGCGGCATCGGATCCTTCTCCCACCGACGGCCAGTGGAGGTTGAGGTAGGAAACCCCACCCGGAGCCGCGAGGGTGAAGGACACGTACAAGGAAAGGCCGCGGTCAATGCGGAGTCGAGCGGCGGTCTTGTTCTTGCTGACAACCAGACGAGCAGCGTCTAGGTCCTTGTGGCAGCGGGTGCGGCCCATGCGATCCAGCATCGCCCAGTCGGGGAAGATGGCGGCCTCCTCCATCGCCCAATCGGTGAAGACGtcggtctcctcctcctcctccNNNNNNNNNNNNNNNNNNNNNNNNNNNNNNNNNNNNNNNNNNNNNNNNNNNNNNNNNNNNNNNNNNNNNNNNNNNNNNNNNNNNNNNNNNNNNNNNNNNNNNNNNNNNNNNNNNNNNNNNNNNNNNNNNNNNNNNNNNNNNNNNNNNNNNNNNNNNNNNNNNNNNNNNNNNNNNNNNNNNNNNNNNNNNNNNNNNNNNNNNNNNNNNNNNNNNNNNNNNNNNNNNNNNNNNNNNNNTGCGTCGGTCTCCTCCTCTTCCGTCGCCCAATCGGGGAAGACGCCGGTCTCCTCCTCACCCGAGCTTGACGCGGCTTCCATGGGCATGGCGATCGGGATCGGGAataaagccgccgccgccgccgcctccctaaCCCAAACCCTAGGTTTTCGCTTTGCTTGGGGAACTGGTGGacggggaagaggggagaagggccaCAGACTATGTTATACTAGTAGCAGGCCATCTCGTTGGGCCAGGAAGCAGGAACTAAAGAATGCGGCGACAAACTAGCAGGGCCAGCTCATTGGGCCAGGATACTAGTCGCACGAGCGAACGAAAAGGCCGGCGGTACGTTTTCTCGGGTTTgagatttttattatttattattattaaaaGCAAAAACGCACGTGCatatgcgttgcaacgggagaaaaaatatcACATTCTTCAATGGCCATGatcacattttgctgcatcaccttcttccCAAAAAATAAGATGTGCTTTGAATTTTCTGGTCTTCATCATACAACTTTGAATATATGATTTTTAGTTATTGTATGTCCACTAGATTAGTATAAATATGCCTAAGTTAACAAGTTATACATATTTAATCCGTACATTTTTATATGTATTAACAGTCAAAGTTATGCATCAAAGACCGTGCAAACTCAAGTGTGCCTTATATTTTAGGaagcaaacatgcccgtgcattACAACGGGAGAAAATTATATCACACGTCCCTAACCTAGTAAACATGGCTAGTTAGTTAAAAAATATTCAATCAGATACTAATTTGTTAATTCATATAAAAATTAGCAGCTTAATTCTTAATTcatttgaagaataatgctcagATTTTAGCAAGTTCAAAACTATCCAATCAGATACTAATTCATTAATCCCTCTAAAAAAATTGCAGGTTAATTATTAATTCATTTGAATGATAATGCTCATATTTTAGCcagttcaaaaaatttcaatctGATACTAATTGGTCAATTCCTCTGAAAAAATTGCAGGATAATTCTTAATTTATTTGAATTATAATCCTCACATTTTATCCGTTTCAAAATTATTCAACATATACTATTTGGTTAATTCTTCCAAAAAAACTAGCATGTTAATTCTTAATGCATTTGACTAATAGTGCTCACATTTTAGGAAATTATTCAATAAGATACTAATTGGTTAATTCCTCTAAAAATTAGTAGATTaattctttattcattgcaattgaTTAGGAAAACGCAACAAAACTCAAGCACGAATATCATATTTTCAAAGATGTAACAGAAAAGGTCAAAATTCACCTACTACGTTCATATTAGTACGGAAAGATGTAACATTTTTGTATCCATTGATAAGAAATACTTAAACCAAAGGAAAAAGGGAGACATGGATTCATCCTCAAATAAGACTAgcaggagccccccccccctctcggaAGCGACCCTCGGTCGTCAGATCATTTTCTTGATGCATTTTTGGTCGTCGAATCTCGCTCCCGGATGACCTCATCCGTCGGATCAAAGCGAAAACACTGTCGCAATTCCTATCCAGCTAAAGATCTCGTGCCACCGCCGTTATTCACATGCCCCACCGTGGGCATTTTCGACATCTCACCTGGTTCGAAaaatatccaatagcaacacgggtGAGAGCTAGCGTTGGGCTAGAACCCTAGCCtttctcttcctcctcccgcccgcTCTCCTCTCCTCCCCGTCACCGCCAGCCATCTTTTTCATCCCGCCTCTTCTCCTTCTCACCTCCCCCTCCTCCCGGAGAAGCAACAGCCCCCGCCCGCCGCCCAGAAGCCCAAGCCCGCCACCAAGCAGCAGTTTCCGGTGTTGTAGGCCAGTAGGGGGCTCAGCTTCGGCCCGCTAACTCTAGctgctcctgtcggtgtcaaaaccggcgaatctcgggtagggggtcccgaactatgcgtctaaggctaatggtaacaggaggcgggggacacgatgtttacccagattcgggccctctctatggaggtaataccctacttcctgcttgattgatcttgatgatatgagtattacaagagttgatctaccacgagatcgtagaggctaaccctagaagctagcctatgattctaattgttgttgtcctacggactaaaccctccggtttatatagacaccgaagggggctagggttacacagagtcggttactgagaagggaatctacatatccgaattgccaagattgccttccacgcaaaggagagtcccacccggacacgggacgaagtctttaatcttgtatcttcatagtccaacagtccggcataagcatatagtccggctgtccgaggaccccctaatccaggactccctcagtagcccctgaaccaggcttcaatgacgatgagtccggcgcgcagattgtcttcggcattgcaaggcaggttccttctccgaataccccaaagtagatcttgaacacaagaatcgtgtccggctctgcaaaacaaattccacatagaaccgcagagagtacaatattccacgagtctaatctgctgacaactttcccatagcgtgacatcacaccgtggcccggtcattattcgaaccgttttctcaacctgctgctgcacgtcttgcgaggcggttttattgtcacgtcttgtcgaagcagagatcgtgtccccttatcacgggattctcgtcaatacgggcgtgggtaacccaaccgtgccattagcacgacgcttggggaataagggAGTTTCAAGGGCAAGCGGGGAGGCACATgactgctgcctttataaggagacaagagctcccccttttcacccatgccttcttcttcctctgcccatccattctcgagctccaacgcccaagctttcaccttctcTGCAAAGTCATTCCGaagatgtccggagcgggaggtgacacgtctccaacgtatctacaatttatgaagcattcatgctattttattatccgttttgaatgattacgggctttattatacacttttatattacttttgggactaacctattaaccggaggcccagcccatattgttgttttattgcctttttcagtgtttcgaagaaaaggaatatcaaacggagtccaaacagaatgaaaccttcgggagcgtgatttttggaacaaacatgatccgggagacttggagtacaagccagggaagcttcgaggaggccaggagataggagggcgcgcccccctatctcgtgggcccctcgtggctcccctgaccgacttctttcgcctatatattcccatataccctaaaaccatcggaacacaagatagatcgggagtttcgccgccacaagcctctgtagccaccaaaaacctctcgggagcccattccggcaccctgccggagggggggatccctcaccggtggccatcttcatcatcccggcgctctccatgatgaggagggagtagttcaccctcggggttgagggtatgtaccagttgctatgtgtttgatctctctctctctctctcgtgttctctctatggcacgatcttgatgtatcgcgagctttgctattatagttggatcttatgatgtttctccccctctactctcttgtgatgaattgagttttcctcttgaagttatcttgtcggattgagtctttaaggattttagaacacttgatgtatgtcttgtcgtgcttagctgtggtgacaatgggatatcacgtgatccacttgatgtatgttttggtgatcaacttgcgggttctgcccatgaacctatgcataggggttggcacacattttcgtcttgactctccggtagaaactttggggcactctttgaagtactttgtgttggttgaatagatgaatctgagattgtgtgatgcatatcgtataatcatgcccacggatacttgaggtgacattggagtgtctaggtgacattagggttttggttgatttgtgtcttaaggtgttattctagtatgaactctatgacagattgaacggaaataatagcttcatgttattttactacggactcttgaatagatagaacagaaaggataactttgaggtggtttcgtaccctaccataatctcttcgtttgttcaacattattagtggctttggagtgactctttgttgcatgttgagggatagttatatgatccaattatgttattattgttgagagaacttgcactagtgaaagtatgaaccctatgccttgtttcctaccattgcaatactgtttacgctcacttttgtcattagttaccttgctgtttttatattttcagattacaaaaacctatatctaccatccgtattgcacttgtatcaccatctcttcgccgaactagtgcatctatacaatttaccattgtattgggtgtgttggggacacaagagactctttgttatttggttgcagggttgtttgagagagaccatcttcatcctacgcctcccatggattgttaaaccttaggtcatccacttgagggaaatttgctactgtcctacaaacctctgcacttggaggcccaacaacgtctacaagaagaaggttgtgtagtagacatcaagctcttttctggcgccgttgccggggaggtgagtgcttgaaggtatatctttagatcttgcaatcg comes from Triticum aestivum cultivar Chinese Spring chromosome 5B, IWGSC CS RefSeq v2.1, whole genome shotgun sequence and encodes:
- the LOC123113779 gene encoding uncharacterized protein, whose translation is MEEAAIFPDWAMLDRMGRTRCHKDLDAARLVVSKNKTAARLRIDRGLSLYVSFTLAAPGGVSYLNLHWPSVGEGSDAACSYVRATDKDLVLFDIDVPTRVPYFGAPPDLFVYTAAGPSPSVQQLPLYPKERMISRRFLMGKFTTGILRLSDKHYIVADLSVQDGGALCVFNSSSQTKEWKTIPITPGQIRWHPPQQNQSSGQLPNLWSTDNVLAFNDRFLCWVDYFSGVLLSDFSSTLGSPMALHFVPFPGEEYPEEVRGASQFPGRFRSVSITQGKMCFVHIDNDFHEETSEDDCPCLQVPGRRRSQPQQHLGPKKITIWTLNSYNLLEFKWEQHGVINLDLLQAQPNYKAPKRLPEFPVFHDPDVLCCLLREEEFYGKGWMIMVDMKQANLRSCTQYVNRQSYCAKCVDTGCAECEEDRDEFSNVLLLPTVFSKQFEKPTGMELDNDKVGVLLPKKHKLSARFSSKNRKIKCAV